DNA sequence from the Nitrososphaerota archaeon genome:
CCAGGACCACTACGAGGAGAAGATGGAGGCCGCCGACTTCGCCCTCTGGAAGGCCTGGGACGCGGACGACGGCGAGGTATTCTGGGAGACCGAGCTAGGCAAAGGACGGCCCGGCTGGCACATCGAATGCTCGGCCATGTCGATGAAGTACCTGGGTGACACCTTCGACATCCACACCGGCGGGCTTGACAACAAGTTCCCCCACCACGAGAACGAGATAGCACAGTCGGAGGCCGCGACCGGGAAGAAGTTCGTCAACTACTGGCTCCACTCGGCCTTCCTGACGGTTGGTGGAGAGGCGATGCACAAGTCGGTGGGGAACGTCGTCTATCTCCGCGACCTGATGAAGAAGGGCTGGGACCCGCTGACCGTCCGTCTATTCCTGCTCTCCTCGAGGTACAGGGACCCGGTCGACCTTACCGACAAGGCCCTCAAGCAGTCCCGGGCCCAGCGGGAACGCCTTCAGGATTTCATCGATCGGCTCAAGCGGGTCAAAGGAGGGCCCAGGGCGAAGGGGGACCTGGCCGCTGGTCTTCTCTCGAGATTTGAAGGAGCGATGGACGACGACCTGAACGCGCCTCAGGCGCTGGCCGTGCTGTTCACCTTCGTCAAGAGCGTCAACGGGAAGATCGACTCTTCCAGCCTAGGCAGGAGTGGAGCGTCGGAAATACTGGCCGCCCTTGAACGAGTCAACTCGGTCCTAGGGGTCATGAAGTTCGAGGGGGAGGGTGAGCTGCCCCCGGAGCTTTCCAACCTCCTCGACCAGAGGAACGAAGCAAAGAAGCGGAAGGACTTCGCAGAGGCGGACAGGCTGAGGGAGGCCCTGCTGGCAAATGGGATCCTCCTGGAGGACACGCCCTCGGGGACGCGGTGGAAGCGGGCGAAAAGTGGTTAACACTCCGAACGTAGTAGCTCAAGTTCAGTGAATCCTCCCGATATTATGCGATGAAGGACACCTCAGGATGGCTTGGGAGTCACCGAAGAGGCGGTCCAAGGCAGAGGTCAGGGCATAAGGTCGTCCGCGATCAGGAAGGCCATCTCGCTGAAGTCGAACGGCCTCAGGATAGCTGTCGAACCGGACAGCTCGGTCCGGTCCTTCGATTCCCTTGAGGAGGGAAGGTCCCTGTTCGGCTGGGACCACCTATGGATCTACAAAGTCAAGTCTGGGATAGTGATACCGTCGGGAAGGACCGACTGGTCGCTCAGGCCCGCTCCCAGGTCCGTTCAGTTCAGTGGGAAGGTCTTCGATTCCATAGAGGTCTCGCAGTCCATCGACTTCTACCAGGGCACTTCCGCCGGCTACCTGAGGCGGGTCAGCATGAAGAATTCAGGGACCGCCCCGGCCACCATACGCCTGATTTCGATGCTCGACCCGACCGCAGCCCAGCTCGGAGTCGAGGCGGACACCCGGGGCTCCCTGGGCATAAACGCCTTCAATCGGGGGAGCCACATCGCCATGGACGAGATATCAGACCCTCCCTCGGCGAGGGTCATCGGCTCGGTGCCTGAGCCCAGGAAGTTCTTCATGACCGCCGACAAGACCAGAGCCCTCGACCTGCTCCAGTCAGGCGAGCTCCCAGATTCCACCGCCGGGATGTCAGGCCAGGTGGTCATAATGTCGTTGCACGAGCTGGAGCTCTCCCCTTCAGAGGCCAAGGAAGTCATGTTCGCAGCGCTTTACAACAAGTCGAGACTCGAGGAGGCCCTGGCTGCCTTCGGTCGGCTCCAGTCGGGTCTGAAGACGCCGGCACCCAGGGTTCCTGGCTTCGCCTGCTCCAGCCAGGCCGTGACAGACGCAGCTGGATGGGCCATTTCCGCCCTCGACGGACTCGGTTTCGTCTCCGACCACCTCGACAGGTACGAAGCGCTGAAGGCCGCCGCCCTAGTCGACCCAGAGGGGACGAAGTCGATTCTCCAGTCAGCGAAGTCGAAGCTGCGACGGGACGGCTCCGTACCTCACTCCCTCAATCAGACCACCCCCGGCGTGCTGGAATCGGCACTCTTCCTGGAAGGGGAATCGGCGTTCTTGCTCCGGTCAGGGGACAAGAAGCTGGCCCGTTCGCTCTACCCGCAGCTGAGAAAAGTCTCGTCCTACCTGCTCGGGGCCTCCAAGGAAGCTACCGTGCTGACCGACCCAGCGCTCCCCCAGGGCTGGCGTCGACTCACCGGGAGGGGATATCCCACAGGGGAGATCCCAGAGGTTTCCCTCGCCACCGCGGCAGGCCTTTCCAGCGCCGCCAAGGTGGCCAGGATGCTGTCGAAGTCAGGGGACTCAGGGAGCTTCCGGGAGCGCTCTGACATGATCGTCGACCGGGTGAGGAAGCATCTCCTAGACGAGAGGGGATTCCTGTGCCACAGCCTCGACTCCTCTGGGCGACTGAGGATCGACGAGACCATCGACATGGCCGTCGCCGCGGCACGACACCCGTTCATGGAGTCGGCGGAGCAGGCGGCAGCCCACAGGCTCCTCGAGAGGGACTTCGAGACCCCCTACGGCCCGAGGACGGTCCCGCAGTCAAACAAACTCTACTTCAACCCTAGCTACGGCCAGGGACAGCTCGGAGGGTTCTGGACCAGGGCTGCCCTTGCCCACGCCCTGCTCTGCTACAGAGTGGGGTTGGCGGGGATTGGAAGCCTCGCCATAGAACGGGTCGCCAAGCTCGTCATGGAGGATTCGGTCAAGCTCGGCTCCTCTCCAGGGGACTTCCCCACCTGGGTGAACGTCGAGGCGAAGGAGGCCCACGGCAAGGACAGCGACGTCGTCGCCGCCTCCCGGTTCATCGAATGCCTCGCGGAAGGAGAGCTGGGCATGAAGCTCGAAGACGGCCAGACGACCTTCTCCCCCGCGCTGACGTCGAGTCTCAAGTGGGCCCTCGCCGCAGAGATCTGGACCGAGGGGAAGACGACGGTCTTCGCGGGAAGGGGAGGAGGGAAGGTCCACGCGTTCGCCGGGGGGAGCCGGGTCTCCGTGGAAAAAGGGGCTGGATACTCGAACGCGGAACAGCTCGACCCCCCCGCGAGGGGCCTCCACGCCGTCTCCCTCTTTGGGCCAGGCCAGGTAATCTGCGTCGGCAGCTCCTCGGCCCTGCCCGTCCGAGGTGCGCTGAGATTCACCCCGCGGGCGCCTGAGCTCGCGAAGCGGCTCAGCACTCCCCTGGAGGAATATGACCGGACTAAGAGCTCCTGGGTCAAGGTCGCGAGCCTTCGGGTGTTCCCGACGATGACCTTCGACGTCGCCGTGCAGCCAGGCGATTGGAAAGCGTTCAGGGTCTCGACAGCTTAAAAATCCAGCCCGCAATCTGCTGACAAGACTTGGGAGGCGCAAAGGTCTCTTCCAACGGCGGCATTCAGGTCGACGCCGACGGGACTAGGTTCATCCTCGACCCCCGGGGCGCCGTCAGGGCAGACTACGCCTTCGTCTCGCACGCCCACCTCGACCACATGCACAACCCTTCGAGGACCGAGCGTGTAATCGCATCAGACGCAACCAGGGACCTCGCCAAGGCGAGAGGGTACGACCTGGGCCAGACTGTCGAAGAGGTCGAAGGGGTGGAGCTCCTGGACTCTGGGCACATCCTGGGCTCCAGGGCCATCCGCATAGCCGACGAAGTCTACTACACTGGCGACGCTTCGGGAAGAGAAAGGGCCTTCCTCGGCAAGTGCAAGACGAGGCGGGCGCGCATCCTCATCATGGAGACAACCTACGGGAGCCCCGAGTACCACTTCCCTCAGACCGCGAAGCTCGTCAAGGAGGTCAACAGCGTTATCGGAGGGGCATACGACAGAGGAAAGCCGGTGGTCCTGATGGGCTATCCCCTAGGCAAGGCCCAGCTCCTCTCCTACTACTTCTCCAGCTGGGAGCCGCTCTTCTTCCACGAGAAGGTGGCTGCGATGAACAAGGTGCACGTCGACTACGGGGTCCCACTGAAGGAGGGGTCGGTCTTCGACCCCCTGAAGGACTCCGACTCCCTCCCCGACGGACCCTGGCTGATGGTATCGCCCATGTCCAGCGGGAGGAGCAGGCTGATGTCGCACCTGAAGAAGCGCCACGGGGCCGTTCTCATCGCCTTCAGCGGCTGGGCTGTCGGGGGAGGCTACAGCTTCTCCATGGGGGCGGACTACGCCTTCCCCCTGAGCGACCACTGCGACTATCCTGAGCTCATCAGATTGGTCGAGGCGGTCTCCCCGGAGCTGGTCTATACCACCCACGGGTTCGCTGCCGAGTTCGCCTCAGACCTCCGAAAGATGGGATTCTCCGCCCGCACCCTCTCCGCCTACCAGTCCTCCCTGTCAGACTACCCGTAGAGCTGCTGCACCGACTTTATAGCCCGACCTTCTTGGCATGGACGCTTCCTCAATGGATAGCGCAGCAAAGGTAGCCAGGGGAGTGGCCGCCCTCTACCTCGCCAACATCCTCACCTTCCTTCTCAACACACTCTTCCTCGTGCTCCTGACGAACTTCTCGGCCGCTGCCCTGGTGGGGCAGTTCTCCCTCCTGAACGTCTTCGTTGTCTCCGCCGCCACCCTCGCAGTCCTGGCGCTCCCGATGACCGGGGCAGGTGCCTCTGCCACCCCTCCCGCCGTGACGCGTTTTCTTGCCGGGACAGAGGAGCCAGGGGAGGCGTCCCCGAGGCGCATCCTCGCGATCTCCGCTTCTGTCTGCGGCCTCGTTTCTCTCCTGATCCTGACCGCGACCGCGCTGCAGGGAGGCGCTTCCGTGCTGTGGGCGGGGGCGGATGCGGTGGCCTTCTCCTTCGTACAGCTTGGGGGCTACTCGCTTCTCGGAGCGCACCGGCCCACGCTCGCTGGGAAGGTCATGATCTCCTCCGGCTTGCTGAGGTACTTCCTCGCGGCCCTGTTCCTCCTCGGCAACTTCGGGCTCCCCGGGGTCTTCTTCGGCTTCGCCCTGGGGGACGGGGTGGTGGCTGTCTACGCGAACCTCGAAGCGTCCAGGCAGGTGGTATCCACGAAGGCGACGGTGGGGTCCCTGAGGCCGGTCTTCGGGTACATGGCATCCGTCTTCGTCGCCGCCCTGGTCGGACTCGGGGTCACCCAGACGGACAAGCTGCTGGCCTTCTTCCAGCAGGGCTTCGCCAACCTGGCGCTCTACAACGTGGCCACGGTAGGGGCGGCCCTGGCGGCCTTCGCCCCCGCCGCAGCTACCAACGTCCTCGTGCCGGCCCTGAGCTCCTTCGGAACGGACAGCGTCAAGGTCCGCGAGACCATGAACAACTACACTCGATACGTCAGCCACATTTCTCTGCCGATAGGGTTCGGGCT
Encoded proteins:
- the cysS gene encoding cysteine--tRNA ligase encodes the protein MLRLYNSMGRTVQPFRPIRDGEVRMYTCGPTVWNYAHIGNFRTYAFEDLLRRFLLFKGFRVTQVMNITDVEDNIIKGIKLSGKPLGALTSFYTTAFMEDLSALGIQKAEVYPRATEHIKEMVALVLRLLAKGDAYRAPDGSVYFDVSKFKEYGALSGVKPGAGKAAGRVAQDHYEEKMEAADFALWKAWDADDGEVFWETELGKGRPGWHIECSAMSMKYLGDTFDIHTGGLDNKFPHHENEIAQSEAATGKKFVNYWLHSAFLTVGGEAMHKSVGNVVYLRDLMKKGWDPLTVRLFLLSSRYRDPVDLTDKALKQSRAQRERLQDFIDRLKRVKGGPRAKGDLAAGLLSRFEGAMDDDLNAPQALAVLFTFVKSVNGKIDSSSLGRSGASEILAALERVNSVLGVMKFEGEGELPPELSNLLDQRNEAKKRKDFAEADRLREALLANGILLEDTPSGTRWKRAKSG
- a CDS encoding exonuclease gives rise to the protein MGGAKVSSNGGIQVDADGTRFILDPRGAVRADYAFVSHAHLDHMHNPSRTERVIASDATRDLAKARGYDLGQTVEEVEGVELLDSGHILGSRAIRIADEVYYTGDASGRERAFLGKCKTRRARILIMETTYGSPEYHFPQTAKLVKEVNSVIGGAYDRGKPVVLMGYPLGKAQLLSYYFSSWEPLFFHEKVAAMNKVHVDYGVPLKEGSVFDPLKDSDSLPDGPWLMVSPMSSGRSRLMSHLKKRHGAVLIAFSGWAVGGGYSFSMGADYAFPLSDHCDYPELIRLVEAVSPELVYTTHGFAAEFASDLRKMGFSARTLSAYQSSLSDYP
- a CDS encoding oligosaccharide flippase family protein, with product MDSAAKVARGVAALYLANILTFLLNTLFLVLLTNFSAAALVGQFSLLNVFVVSAATLAVLALPMTGAGASATPPAVTRFLAGTEEPGEASPRRILAISASVCGLVSLLILTATALQGGASVLWAGADAVAFSFVQLGGYSLLGAHRPTLAGKVMISSGLLRYFLAALFLLGNFGLPGVFFGFALGDGVVAVYANLEASRQVVSTKATVGSLRPVFGYMASVFVAALVGLGVTQTDKLLAFFQQGFANLALYNVATVGAALAAFAPAAATNVLVPALSSFGTDSVKVRETMNNYTRYVSHISLPIGFGLAAISPALLRIFGDYYVSASPLLALVAVAVALTAMGSVYTSSLLAYGRALQYTVSSVLGLAALLVVALGTVPYLGLLGIALGRASMLFVMLGAQAYFVHRSGRFVLDVRAYVNSLAASAAMAVFVYGVMTGVSVLLPLSRAGTVAASLGVFAFGLVLYLVMMKNLGGFNESDIDFIEALLPKRLAWVGELARKFL